The following coding sequences lie in one Deltaproteobacteria bacterium genomic window:
- a CDS encoding dockerin type I repeat-containing protein: MVMRPSGRDRQLACVRRRHAFSTLLTLVAAVSGCDVYETRPQEPPQGDREGLGARYVTAFGDTVSFELDALEVPGDNAGVRGFVAITPATRSLIAAVVVRDAGGQAWPLDELLGAARIDPVLRLRFDNGTVIDIPGRSSLTELAFDLSEVALPRGTNPEVSVLLGGDSIGGGHAVHVARMGDVDLDGAVDSSDLVTLFAAGRYETGEAASYSEGDFNADGVFDSSDLVALFGGGDYQAPGVATPSDDELDEALIVRDYPPYWLASGEVADALFERQAEVDDALASENLTTPQRDALNEQREALTRQIEAVRGASSRPDLNYNDIDLLGYEGCAVTCWLSARSIGATLWEVERTESGTFCEQWHDDDCAGELAVDGRFPMSCDPVAGHGGHADAPGIEGWLDGAHYQYQACGPHDVQPPPLGSGSSAATAECEQHVALTMHCENFGKACGQTGAGAAACDYRESREADVHIGAATRRAQGSVLAPRAEIKGKVQFSSTLESEFGVMITPATQSLTGVGIANSDDVPTANDPCEELEGDAVGTIGVECYIEQEFLAAKKPKVACKLFLRGELKATMSVADASACIGKLIGGDESGAREIQGAGTLENPVYRHLTVTTGGIAESAVRDLPLDPLGMRVENRTHAETVTEEDVHPEFGLVGYTTLSSTAQAWADVSVAATLSVDGPGVGANTVCLTARPAGLPESSFVQDHLLGAHDDENAARFGHWWGSQLSLNCDDKWSLFPLAQRLPLPCAAELAEQSVGWECKFDELCGATVGTCITPESV, from the coding sequence GTGGTCATGCGTCCGTCTGGCCGCGACCGGCAACTAGCCTGCGTGCGCCGACGTCACGCATTCTCCACCCTGTTGACCCTGGTCGCCGCCGTGAGCGGTTGCGACGTCTACGAGACGCGACCGCAGGAACCGCCGCAGGGTGACCGTGAGGGCCTGGGCGCGCGGTACGTGACCGCATTCGGCGACACCGTGTCGTTCGAGCTCGATGCCCTCGAGGTGCCGGGCGACAACGCGGGTGTGCGCGGCTTCGTGGCGATCACCCCGGCGACGCGCTCGCTGATCGCGGCGGTCGTCGTACGCGACGCCGGTGGTCAGGCGTGGCCGCTCGATGAGCTCCTCGGTGCCGCGCGCATCGACCCCGTACTGCGGCTGCGTTTCGACAACGGCACAGTCATCGACATCCCTGGACGCTCGAGTCTGACCGAGCTCGCCTTCGACCTCAGCGAGGTGGCACTGCCGCGGGGCACCAACCCCGAGGTCAGCGTGCTGCTCGGCGGTGACAGCATCGGTGGCGGTCACGCGGTTCACGTCGCGCGCATGGGCGACGTCGACCTCGACGGCGCGGTCGACTCGTCGGACCTCGTGACCCTGTTCGCAGCTGGTCGCTACGAGACCGGCGAAGCCGCGAGCTACTCCGAGGGCGACTTCAATGCGGACGGCGTGTTCGACTCGAGCGATCTCGTGGCGCTCTTCGGCGGCGGCGACTATCAGGCCCCCGGGGTCGCGACCCCGAGCGATGACGAGCTGGATGAGGCGCTGATCGTGCGCGACTATCCGCCGTACTGGCTCGCATCGGGGGAGGTCGCCGATGCGCTGTTCGAACGCCAGGCCGAGGTCGACGATGCACTCGCGTCGGAGAACCTGACCACGCCCCAGCGCGACGCGTTGAACGAGCAGCGCGAGGCACTCACGCGACAGATCGAGGCGGTCCGCGGTGCCAGCTCGCGACCGGACCTCAACTACAACGACATCGACCTGCTCGGCTACGAAGGATGTGCGGTGACCTGTTGGCTATCGGCGCGTTCGATTGGCGCAACGCTCTGGGAGGTGGAACGCACCGAATCGGGCACATTCTGCGAACAGTGGCACGACGACGACTGCGCCGGGGAGCTCGCAGTCGACGGGCGTTTCCCGATGAGCTGTGATCCGGTCGCGGGGCACGGCGGTCACGCGGACGCGCCTGGCATCGAGGGCTGGCTCGACGGCGCGCACTATCAGTACCAGGCATGCGGTCCGCACGACGTGCAACCACCGCCGCTGGGCTCGGGCAGCTCGGCCGCCACTGCGGAATGCGAGCAGCACGTCGCGTTGACCATGCACTGCGAGAACTTCGGCAAGGCCTGTGGGCAGACCGGCGCAGGCGCGGCGGCCTGCGACTATCGAGAATCGCGCGAGGCCGACGTCCACATTGGTGCGGCGACGCGACGGGCGCAGGGCTCGGTACTCGCGCCGCGGGCCGAGATCAAGGGCAAGGTCCAGTTCTCGTCGACGCTCGAGAGCGAGTTCGGCGTCATGATCACGCCCGCGACGCAATCATTGACGGGTGTCGGGATCGCGAACTCGGATGACGTGCCCACGGCCAACGACCCCTGCGAGGAACTCGAGGGCGACGCAGTCGGGACCATCGGTGTCGAATGCTACATCGAGCAGGAGTTCCTCGCGGCCAAGAAGCCCAAGGTGGCGTGCAAGCTCTTCTTGCGCGGCGAGCTCAAGGCGACGATGTCGGTGGCGGATGCGAGCGCCTGCATCGGTAAGCTCATCGGTGGCGACGAGTCGGGCGCGCGCGAGATCCAGGGCGCGGGTACCCTCGAGAATCCCGTCTATCGCCACCTCACGGTGACCACCGGAGGCATCGCTGAATCGGCCGTGCGAGACCTCCCGCTCGATCCTCTGGGCATGCGAGTCGAGAATCGTACCCACGCCGAGACGGTCACGGAGGAGGACGTCCACCCCGAGTTCGGTCTCGTCGGATACACGACGCTCTCGTCGACCGCCCAAGCCTGGGCGGACGTGTCGGTCGCAGCGACCTTGAGCGTCGACGGGCCCGGCGTGGGTGCAAACACGGTGTGCCTCACCGCCCGCCCGGCGGGTCTGCCCGAGTCGAGCTTCGTGCAGGATCACCTCCTCGGTGCCCACGACGACGAGAACGCGGCACGATTCGGCCACTGGTGGGGCTCGCAGCTGAGCCTCAACTGCGACGACAAGTGGAGCTTGTTCCCGCTCGCGCAGCGGCTGCCGCTGCCGTGCGCGGCCGAGCTGGCAGAGCAATCGGTGGGTTGGGAGTGCAAGTTCGACGAGTTGTGCGGCGCGACCGTGGGGACCTGCATCACACCCGAATCGGTGTGA
- a CDS encoding metallo-mystery pair system four-Cys motif protein — protein MPNARLEPTRHQACGEFSRPPILAGGARSAWLASRHMTMDCRTLAPTLLFAAVLGACGGDDAETSTNADGSTGDPTMSSTSATTASTTTTDPTATTTSATTATSDTDPTGLDSSGGSTTGEALAPFSLRFAAVANGEEVGCGSTITGLGPDGEHTASPADLRFYISNLHMYAADGSEVTVELDVNDFQYTSDAGQVSLIDLTSNTEGDCEASAIAFAEGTARENDVITGMTQVADVTRISFDVGVPQAVMKDLINTTSAEAAPSPLGEMYWSWATGYRHFVFNFSVEDPEAVAGGGYLHIGSTDCAGDGELALENQDACGFLNTPKVDLDGFDLATGVVAVDLGRALEGVDFLAPIYDPKTFEIIGEGPGVECHSSPMQPHCGTIFASFGVDIDDGVSAADQDAVFAAQ, from the coding sequence ATGCCCAATGCGCGACTCGAGCCTACGCGGCACCAGGCATGTGGCGAATTTTCGCGCCCCCCCATTCTCGCTGGCGGCGCGCGGTCGGCCTGGCTAGCGTCGCGACACATGACGATGGACTGCCGGACACTCGCGCCCACCCTTTTGTTTGCTGCGGTCCTCGGCGCTTGCGGTGGCGACGACGCGGAGACTTCGACGAACGCCGACGGCTCGACCGGCGATCCGACGATGTCGAGCACCTCGGCGACCACCGCATCGACGACCACGACAGACCCGACCGCCACCACCACCAGCGCCACCACGGCGACGAGCGATACCGACCCGACCGGGCTCGACAGCTCCGGCGGAAGCACGACCGGCGAGGCGCTCGCGCCGTTCAGCCTGCGGTTCGCGGCGGTCGCCAACGGCGAAGAGGTCGGTTGCGGCAGCACGATCACCGGGCTCGGCCCCGACGGCGAGCACACCGCGAGCCCAGCGGATCTGCGGTTCTACATCAGCAACCTGCACATGTACGCCGCCGACGGCAGCGAGGTGACCGTCGAGCTCGACGTCAACGACTTCCAGTACACGAGTGATGCCGGACAGGTCTCGCTCATCGATCTCACCAGCAACACCGAAGGCGATTGCGAAGCCTCCGCGATTGCCTTCGCCGAAGGCACCGCGCGCGAGAACGACGTGATCACCGGCATGACGCAGGTCGCGGACGTGACGCGGATCAGCTTCGACGTCGGTGTGCCGCAGGCCGTGATGAAGGATCTCATCAACACCACGAGCGCGGAGGCGGCTCCGTCGCCGCTGGGCGAGATGTACTGGTCGTGGGCGACCGGCTACCGCCACTTCGTGTTCAACTTCTCCGTGGAGGACCCCGAGGCGGTCGCGGGCGGCGGCTACCTGCACATCGGGAGCACCGATTGCGCGGGGGATGGCGAGCTCGCGCTCGAGAACCAAGACGCGTGCGGATTCTTGAACACACCGAAGGTCGACCTCGACGGGTTCGATCTCGCGACCGGTGTGGTCGCGGTCGACCTCGGGCGCGCGCTCGAGGGGGTGGACTTCCTCGCGCCGATCTATGACCCCAAGACGTTCGAAATCATCGGCGAGGGGCCCGGCGTCGAGTGTCACTCGTCGCCGATGCAGCCGCACTGTGGGACCATCTTTGCCTCGTTCGGCGTCGACATCGACGATGGCGTTTCGGCGGCGGATCAAGATGCGGTGTTCGCTGCCCAGTGA
- a CDS encoding DUF2269 family protein, translated as MRRTLKFLHEVGSAGLMGAVAAQAILSFAADGRGPLEYAAMRHAILLVSQWLLVPSLLVVLVSGLAAIAAHHPFQNAGWAWMKPPPPCWCSRARWSPCRAPHRGPRWSRPGSPPVNRPTPRSSPTSSVTSAAASR; from the coding sequence ATGCGAAGGACCCTCAAGTTCCTGCACGAGGTCGGCAGCGCGGGGCTCATGGGCGCCGTCGCGGCCCAGGCAATCCTGTCGTTCGCCGCCGACGGTCGCGGGCCGCTCGAGTACGCGGCGATGCGCCACGCGATCTTGCTGGTCTCCCAGTGGCTGCTGGTCCCGTCCCTGCTGGTCGTGCTCGTCAGCGGGCTCGCCGCGATCGCAGCCCACCACCCGTTCCAGAACGCCGGCTGGGCGTGGATGAAGCCGCCACCACCTTGCTGGTGCTCGAGGGCACGCTGGTCGCCCTGTCGGGCCCCGCACAGGGGGCCGCGGTGGTCTCGGCCCGGATCGCCGCCGGTGAACCGGCCGACGCCGAGGAGCTCGCCGACTTCGTCCGTCACGAGCGCGGCGGCCTCGCGATGA
- a CDS encoding isoprenylcysteine carboxylmethyltransferase family protein, with protein sequence MDMYGHKHSSLPQKTVIVAIELVLLGIAGLVLFGPLGASFRAFGDSPHLGRNLTLLVFDIVVFARYLATMFVFVERRIPWDEAFSIPLAFALYLVGFPLLAKPASTGFGALELLGIGLFVGGSFINTYAEYQRRRFKRRPQNAGQLYTGGLFAITMHPNYFGDLLWVAGFACVTHNAFAWLIPAFLLGFFYFYNIPKLDAYLRSHYGAAFTAYAQRTKRLVPFVL encoded by the coding sequence ATGGACATGTACGGCCACAAGCACTCGAGCCTGCCGCAGAAGACGGTGATCGTCGCGATCGAGCTGGTGCTCCTCGGGATCGCAGGCCTCGTGCTGTTCGGCCCGCTGGGCGCCAGCTTCCGCGCGTTCGGTGATTCGCCCCACCTCGGTCGCAACCTGACGCTGCTGGTCTTCGACATCGTGGTGTTCGCGCGCTACCTCGCGACGATGTTCGTGTTCGTCGAGCGGCGGATCCCCTGGGACGAGGCATTCTCGATCCCGCTCGCGTTCGCGCTCTACCTGGTCGGCTTCCCCTTGCTCGCGAAGCCGGCGTCGACGGGCTTCGGTGCGCTCGAGCTGCTCGGGATCGGCCTGTTCGTCGGCGGATCGTTCATCAACACCTACGCCGAGTACCAGCGACGCCGCTTCAAGCGACGGCCACAGAACGCCGGCCAGCTCTACACGGGTGGATTGTTCGCCATCACGATGCACCCGAACTATTTCGGCGACCTGCTGTGGGTCGCCGGCTTCGCCTGCGTCACCCACAACGCCTTTGCCTGGCTCATCCCCGCGTTCCTGCTGGGATTCTTCTACTTCTACAACATCCCCAAGCTCGACGCCTACCTGCGCAGTCACTACGGCGCGGCGTTCACCGCCTACGCGCAGCGAACGAAGCGGCTGGTGCCGTTCGTGCTCTGA
- a CDS encoding GNAT family N-acetyltransferase, with amino-acid sequence MIVVRVVEAADVPEVVAHVTAVLAEFGLDFGVGSETDEAVRGLPSSYLDHGGAFWVAHEVEGDRRTLVGTCGVFPVAPGSFELRKMYLCAASRGLGVGKRLLDEAVAWVKARGGERIVLDTIEGMAAAIAFYERHGFVRDDAQIRGARCTRGYVRAL; translated from the coding sequence GTGATCGTCGTGCGGGTGGTCGAAGCCGCGGATGTGCCCGAGGTCGTCGCGCACGTGACCGCGGTGCTCGCCGAGTTCGGACTCGATTTCGGCGTCGGTAGCGAGACCGACGAGGCGGTGCGTGGTCTGCCATCGTCGTACCTCGATCACGGGGGTGCGTTCTGGGTGGCGCACGAGGTCGAGGGCGATCGACGCACGCTGGTCGGCACCTGCGGCGTGTTCCCGGTCGCACCGGGCAGCTTCGAGCTGCGCAAGATGTACCTCTGCGCCGCGTCCCGCGGGCTGGGCGTCGGCAAGCGCTTGCTCGACGAGGCGGTCGCGTGGGTGAAGGCCCGCGGCGGCGAGCGCATCGTGCTCGACACCATCGAGGGCATGGCGGCCGCGATCGCGTTCTACGAGCGACACGGCTTCGTCCGCGACGATGCGCAGATCCGCGGTGCCCGCTGCACCCGCGGCTACGTGCGCGCGCTGTGA
- a CDS encoding NAD(P)H-binding protein → MPSPRTAIVLGGSGSVGAALLQEVFADDFATVITLSRRSLPEAVAMAQARDRRLVEVLVPEMSAASLAAATLDALKVIDGEAEGFSVLGVGAGTSKLSLDEHRAIDVVLNEAFARALRDSGKVQHLAFMSAAGADPTAKSTGSGAAGMARYSRVKGEAEEAVRAGGPAIVSVFRPAMIIGSQHTPWLLEKTLPLLSFVTPAKYKSITVQQIAKAMVATAKRHPAASATYHYPEMMALIAG, encoded by the coding sequence ATGCCCAGCCCACGCACAGCGATCGTCTTGGGCGGCTCCGGCTCGGTCGGCGCCGCGCTCTTGCAAGAGGTCTTCGCCGACGACTTCGCCACGGTGATCACGCTGTCGCGTCGATCGCTGCCCGAGGCCGTCGCGATGGCACAGGCCCGCGATCGACGGCTGGTCGAGGTGTTGGTGCCGGAGATGAGCGCCGCGTCGCTCGCGGCCGCAACGCTGGACGCGTTGAAGGTGATCGATGGCGAGGCCGAAGGGTTCAGTGTGCTCGGCGTCGGTGCGGGCACGTCGAAGCTGAGCCTCGACGAGCACCGCGCGATCGATGTCGTGCTCAACGAGGCCTTCGCCCGCGCGCTGCGCGACTCCGGCAAGGTGCAGCACCTGGCATTCATGAGCGCCGCCGGTGCCGACCCCACCGCCAAGTCGACCGGCAGCGGTGCCGCCGGCATGGCGCGCTACAGCCGTGTGAAGGGCGAGGCCGAGGAGGCGGTGCGCGCCGGTGGCCCTGCGATCGTCAGCGTGTTCCGGCCGGCCATGATCATCGGCTCGCAGCACACGCCGTGGCTGCTCGAGAAGACCCTGCCGCTGCTCTCGTTCGTGACGCCGGCCAAGTACAAATCGATCACGGTGCAGCAGATCGCCAAGGCGATGGTCGCCACCGCCAAGCGCCATCCGGCCGCGAGCGCGACGTATCACTACCCCGAGATGATGGCGCTCATCGCCGGCTAG
- a CDS encoding RtcB family protein: MQGVWFDHRVAPRLVEEAPDAYKDIGAVMRAQRELTRAVRRLRPLLAFKGGVTMHMGSGCRRTTALAPRVTDDGHSQPCAASVSCVLRTLTTHSGSLLPGETSRPKSSQRSTSKMRSEDSS, translated from the coding sequence ATGCAGGGCGTGTGGTTCGACCACCGGGTCGCGCCACGGCTGGTCGAGGAAGCCCCCGATGCGTACAAGGACATCGGCGCGGTGATGCGCGCGCAGCGGGAGCTGACCCGCGCGGTGCGACGGCTGCGGCCGTTGCTCGCGTTCAAGGGGGGCGTGACGATGCACATGGGGAGCGGGTGTCGCCGAACGACAGCACTCGCTCCCCGTGTCACCGACGACGGTCACTCGCAGCCGTGCGCCGCGAGTGTGTCCTGCGTGTTGCGCACGTTGACGACACACAGCGGCTCGCTCCTTCCTGGAGAGACCTCGAGGCCGAAGTCTTCCCAGAGGTCGACGAGCAAGATGAGGAGCGAGGATAGCTCGTAG
- a CDS encoding TetR/AcrR family transcriptional regulator gives MPRPRFHKLPPEQQQEIVRAALTEFSEHGFNAASLNRIIDAAGISKGSMYYYFDGKEDLYGHVVRVELGRLFEASGPFPVPSARDAASFWATLTEYYGRIMGALMASPALAALARGWLAASASPALQQVQREMESAVLPWFERVLTAGQRARAVRKDIPTSLAIAIVFGMGQAMDTWLLTQELDAKSLRKYGPILIGMFRRTLSPEEP, from the coding sequence ATGCCCCGACCGCGCTTCCACAAGCTTCCCCCCGAGCAGCAGCAAGAGATCGTGCGCGCAGCCCTCACAGAATTCTCCGAGCACGGCTTCAACGCCGCGTCGTTGAACCGCATCATCGACGCGGCCGGCATCTCCAAGGGGTCGATGTACTACTACTTCGACGGCAAGGAGGACCTCTACGGCCACGTGGTCCGCGTCGAGCTCGGGCGGCTCTTCGAGGCCTCCGGTCCGTTCCCGGTGCCCTCCGCCCGCGATGCCGCCAGCTTCTGGGCCACGCTCACGGAGTACTACGGCCGCATCATGGGCGCGCTCATGGCCTCGCCGGCCCTCGCCGCGCTCGCCCGTGGCTGGCTCGCGGCGTCGGCCAGCCCCGCGCTGCAGCAGGTCCAACGCGAGATGGAGTCGGCCGTGCTGCCGTGGTTCGAGCGGGTGCTGACCGCCGGCCAGCGCGCCCGTGCCGTCCGCAAGGACATCCCGACCAGCCTCGCGATCGCGATCGTGTTCGGCATGGGCCAGGCCATGGACACCTGGCTGCTCACGCAGGAGCTCGACGCCAAGTCGCTGCGAAAGTACGGCCCGATCTTGATCGGCATGTTCCGACGAACCCTGTCACCCGAGGAGCCCTGA
- a CDS encoding YegS/Rv2252/BmrU family lipid kinase, producing the protein MTTILVWNPRASRATAELLDEARAKLEGVTVCELGEDEDPVDRARHCLRSQPDRIVAAGGDGTVSAVAAALLELGLGENGPALGVLPMGTSNSFSVALGIPGDLHEAIALLESAPTRTIDVGVAEAEAGKRTMILHCMIGIHADTIASATVESKQHWGVLAYVGSALRQLASLASFAVEITSDAHEIRCRSIGVGVANIAPPRAMMAQGPSHLVPDDGLLDTTIVAAEGISEAVATTWHLYRSALEGEPANRDNVGSLASSTVTIRTDPRQQILLDGEPFGETPVTLTALPRALKVIAPAPSAVAADPVDAALDGLPDLEVAVRGDAGHRGTQ; encoded by the coding sequence GTGACGACGATCTTGGTGTGGAACCCGCGGGCTTCGCGTGCGACCGCAGAGCTGCTCGACGAGGCGCGCGCCAAGCTCGAGGGCGTGACGGTGTGCGAGCTCGGCGAGGACGAGGACCCTGTCGATCGCGCGCGGCACTGCCTGCGATCGCAGCCCGATCGCATCGTCGCGGCCGGCGGCGATGGCACGGTGTCGGCGGTGGCCGCTGCGCTGCTCGAGCTCGGCCTGGGTGAGAACGGACCAGCGCTCGGCGTGCTGCCGATGGGCACGTCGAACTCGTTCTCGGTCGCGCTCGGCATTCCGGGCGATCTCCACGAGGCGATCGCGCTGCTCGAGTCGGCCCCGACGCGCACGATCGACGTCGGCGTGGCGGAGGCCGAGGCCGGCAAGCGCACGATGATCTTGCACTGCATGATCGGCATCCACGCCGACACCATCGCGTCCGCGACGGTCGAGTCGAAGCAACACTGGGGCGTGCTCGCGTACGTGGGCTCGGCGCTGCGTCAGCTCGCGAGCCTCGCGTCGTTCGCCGTCGAAATCACGTCGGACGCACACGAGATTCGCTGTCGATCGATCGGCGTCGGCGTGGCCAACATTGCGCCGCCGCGCGCCATGATGGCCCAGGGCCCGTCTCACCTCGTGCCCGACGACGGCCTGCTCGACACGACCATCGTCGCCGCCGAGGGCATCAGCGAGGCGGTTGCCACGACGTGGCACCTCTACCGCAGCGCGCTCGAGGGGGAGCCCGCGAACCGCGACAACGTCGGCTCGCTCGCGTCGTCGACCGTCACGATTCGCACGGATCCACGGCAGCAGATCCTGCTCGACGGCGAGCCCTTCGGCGAGACGCCGGTGACGCTGACGGCGTTGCCACGCGCGCTGAAGGTCATCGCACCCGCGCCGTCGGCGGTGGCGGCGGACCCGGTGGATGCCGCACTCGATGGGTTGCCGGATCTCGAAGTCGCCGTTCGCGGCGACGCGGGCCATCGCGGGACGCAGTGA
- a CDS encoding di-heme enzyme produces the protein MRCSLPSEAERPRARAATSLALALCASIGCSSPSGAGEHASASSSSGGSTGTGTSTSTSTSGSSDDTGVPTDTGAADSSSGGVPVDPVRELLRLPDHLETPYIPEFNPLTAEKIELGRHLFYDRRLSGNLEQSCADCHFQELGFADPETTPSGSTGTVLERNSQALGMVAYRTTFTWASNVLLELEDQLQVPLRNDNPVELGINDGNEAEVLARFDDDPMYAAMFAAAFPESESGATVNKIVFALASFCRTMIPGRSPYDRFVAGDHDALTEQQRQGMTLFFGERFECFHCHNGINLTTSYRDADSDPGSIQYPFFNNGLYNVGGDGSYPPYDQGLFEVTFDPDHRGLFRPPSLRNIAVTGPYMHDGSKATLRDVLDHYAAGGTVTETGPYAGDGRVSPLKSGLVRGFPATDEEIDAVIAFLESMTDDEFLLDPAFANPFEE, from the coding sequence ATGCGGTGTTCGCTGCCCAGTGAGGCAGAGCGGCCGCGGGCGCGGGCGGCAACGTCGCTTGCGCTCGCGCTGTGCGCGTCGATCGGATGCTCGTCGCCCAGCGGCGCGGGTGAGCACGCCAGTGCGAGCAGCAGCAGCGGCGGCAGCACGGGCACCGGAACGAGCACGAGCACGAGCACGAGCGGCAGCAGCGACGACACGGGTGTGCCGACCGACACGGGCGCCGCCGATTCGTCGAGCGGCGGCGTCCCGGTCGATCCCGTTCGCGAGCTGCTGCGGCTGCCGGATCACCTCGAGACCCCCTACATTCCCGAGTTCAATCCGCTCACGGCCGAGAAGATCGAGCTCGGGCGGCATCTGTTCTACGACCGTCGCCTGTCGGGAAACCTCGAGCAGTCGTGCGCCGACTGCCACTTCCAAGAGCTGGGATTTGCAGACCCCGAGACGACGCCGAGCGGCTCGACCGGTACTGTGCTCGAGCGCAACAGCCAGGCGCTCGGCATGGTCGCGTATCGCACGACGTTCACGTGGGCGAGCAACGTGCTGCTCGAGCTCGAGGACCAGCTGCAGGTGCCGCTACGCAACGACAATCCGGTCGAGCTGGGGATCAACGATGGCAACGAGGCCGAGGTGCTCGCGCGCTTCGACGACGATCCGATGTACGCAGCGATGTTCGCGGCCGCGTTCCCCGAGAGCGAGTCGGGCGCGACCGTCAACAAGATCGTGTTCGCGCTCGCGAGCTTCTGTCGCACGATGATCCCGGGTCGCAGCCCCTACGATCGCTTCGTGGCCGGTGACCACGACGCGCTGACCGAGCAGCAGCGCCAGGGCATGACGCTGTTCTTCGGCGAGCGCTTCGAGTGCTTCCACTGCCACAATGGCATCAACCTCACCACGTCGTACCGCGACGCGGACTCCGACCCGGGGTCGATCCAGTATCCGTTCTTCAACAACGGGCTCTACAACGTCGGTGGCGACGGCAGCTATCCGCCGTACGATCAGGGCCTCTTCGAGGTGACCTTCGATCCAGACCATCGCGGGTTGTTCCGGCCCCCGTCGCTGCGCAACATCGCGGTGACCGGGCCGTACATGCACGACGGCAGCAAGGCGACGCTCCGCGACGTGCTCGACCACTACGCCGCGGGTGGCACCGTGACCGAGACGGGCCCGTACGCCGGCGATGGTCGGGTCAGCCCGCTCAAGTCGGGGCTGGTGCGCGGATTCCCCGCGACCGACGAAGAGATCGACGCCGTCATCGCATTCCTCGAGTCGATGACCGACGACGAGTTCCTCCTCGACCCCGCGTTCGCGAACCCGTTCGAGGAGTGA
- a CDS encoding FAD-binding domain, with protein sequence MDILIVGTGIAGPTLAYWLRRAGHRPTLVERAPQLRTGGYLIDFWGAGFEVAERMGIVPELIRRGYRAREVRQVDRDGARITSMNPEVFVGSQSRYVSLARSDLAAVVYDTLAGEVETIFDDTVRVLDDDGRRVHVEFERTTAREFDLVVGADGLHSAVRRLVFGPHGDFERYLGFKIAAFDLVGFRPREESVATLYTEVGHQITSFPMRDDATMIAITFIDERPEVPATRAEQEALLRSRLAGAGWHAPEILAQMSAAEGLYMDRVSQIRMPGWSRGRVVLLGDAAACPSLLSGQGSALAMVEAYVLASQLAHAPDHEAAFAGYEQLLAPLLHSKQQAAQRLALAFAPKNRFQLFVRNGVMKLMGVPWVARLAAGKSFNDAIRLPPPPDT encoded by the coding sequence ATGGACATCCTCATCGTCGGCACCGGCATTGCCGGGCCCACGCTGGCCTACTGGCTGCGGCGCGCGGGCCATCGGCCGACGCTGGTCGAGCGCGCGCCGCAGCTGCGTACAGGCGGCTACCTGATCGACTTCTGGGGCGCCGGGTTCGAGGTCGCCGAGCGCATGGGCATCGTGCCGGAGCTGATCCGGCGGGGCTATCGCGCGCGCGAGGTCCGGCAAGTGGATCGCGACGGCGCGCGCATCACCTCGATGAACCCCGAGGTGTTCGTGGGCTCGCAGTCGCGCTACGTGAGCCTGGCCCGCAGTGATCTCGCCGCTGTGGTGTACGACACGCTCGCGGGTGAGGTCGAGACGATCTTCGACGACACCGTGCGTGTGCTCGATGACGACGGTCGTCGCGTGCACGTGGAGTTCGAGCGCACGACCGCAAGGGAGTTCGATCTGGTGGTGGGCGCCGATGGTCTACATTCCGCCGTGCGGCGGCTGGTGTTCGGCCCCCACGGCGACTTCGAGCGCTACCTCGGCTTCAAGATCGCCGCCTTCGACCTGGTCGGCTTCCGGCCGCGCGAGGAGTCGGTCGCGACCCTCTACACCGAGGTCGGCCACCAGATCACGTCGTTCCCCATGCGCGACGACGCCACGATGATCGCGATCACCTTCATCGATGAGCGCCCCGAAGTGCCGGCGACGCGTGCGGAGCAGGAGGCGCTGCTGCGCTCGCGCCTCGCGGGTGCGGGCTGGCACGCGCCCGAGATCCTCGCGCAGATGTCGGCGGCGGAGGGCCTCTACATGGATCGCGTGAGCCAGATTCGCATGCCCGGGTGGTCGCGCGGTCGTGTGGTGCTGCTCGGTGATGCCGCCGCGTGTCCATCGCTGCTGTCGGGCCAGGGTTCGGCGCTCGCGATGGTCGAGGCCTACGTGCTGGCCTCGCAGCTGGCGCACGCGCCCGATCACGAGGCGGCCTTCGCCGGCTACGAGCAACTGCTCGCGCCGCTGCTGCACTCGAAGCAACAGGCAGCCCAGCGGCTTGCGCTCGCGTTCGCCCCGAAGAACCGATTCCAGTTGTTCGTGCGCAACGGCGTGATGAAGCTGATGGGAGTACCGTGGGTCGCGAGGCTCGCCGCCGGCAAGAGCTTCAACGACGCCATCCGGCTGCCGCCGCCGCCCGACACGTGA